TTTTTCTCACCATCGGTCTTTCCATTATATGCCGCGGCGTGATGAAGCTGATTTGGGGCAAAAACCGCATGGCGATTCCCCCGTTGTTTGAAGATATCCCGTTGCGATTCCTGGGCGCAGCCATCCTGCCGCAGGCGGTGGTGATATTGGCGGCCACGGCGCTGGCCATCGGACTTCTGGTATTTTTTTTCCGCGGCACCCGGCTGGGACTGGCCATGCGTGCTGTTGCATCCAACCAGATAGCGGCCTGCGTCGTGGGAATTCCCGTGGGCCGGGTCAAGGCAGCCAGTTTTGCGCTGGCCGGCGGCCTGGGTGGGCTTGCGGGCGTGTTGGTTACGCCCATTACGACCTTGAGTTACGATGTGGGGGTGTTGCTGGGGCTTAAAGGGTTTGCCGCCGCCATCTTAGGCGGTTTCGGGTCTTTTCCCGGCGCCGTGCTGGGCGGCCTGGGGCTGGGATTGATAGAATCCCTTTCCGCCGGCTATTGGAGCAGCGCCTACAAGGATGTGGTTGCCTTTGTGATTCTGTTGCTGGTTCTTTTTATTCGACCCAAAGGATTATTGGGCAATTAAAGTGCGAAGTACCTTCTAATCCGGCAAAGCCGGATGCTGGGATGCCGGGAGGCTGGGATGCATGAAAGCCATCTTTTGCCTTCAGCGCATATACACTTAAAAGCGTGCATGTTTCTGATTAAGGGGTTTATACCCTATGATGACGTCAAAAGACAAACTGGTCTATTTTATATATCTTCACCGAACGGGCCTGTGGGTGCTGGCGTTATCCCTGGCGCTCGTGGTATGGCCTTTATATGAGTCCAATCCTTACAACCTGGGACTT
This Desulfobacterales bacterium DNA region includes the following protein-coding sequences:
- a CDS encoding branched-chain amino acid ABC transporter permease translates to MQDLLQFLFGGVTSGAIYALIALGFCVVHNTIGIVNFIQVDFVSLGGMFLFTGLFWSGLPLLIALPAAVAAVAVVGIGVERIGIRPSRSQNHLVLIFLTIGLSIICRGVMKLIWGKNRMAIPPLFEDIPLRFLGAAILPQAVVILAATALAIGLLVFFFRGTRLGLAMRAVASNQIAACVVGIPVGRVKAASFALAGGLGGLAGVLVTPITTLSYDVGVLLGLKGFAAAILGGFGSFPGAVLGGLGLGLIESLSAGYWSSAYKDVVAFVILLLVLFIRPKGLLGN